A window of the Bdellovibrio sp. ZAP7 genome harbors these coding sequences:
- a CDS encoding pre-toxin TG domain-containing protein codes for MKTLLTFLISCFYSVNTFAAYWNPAVTLPVTIVDISANQYQFYLDAPKTTQFQVGQMYYFFDAAQGKWISAVYNGTVDGVTRWSNLSDISSDAPPVGTSDSPLPPPGYFDSETHERAMGAAVTIGMAHAIYRELLWNDGVTDQMNGYNKRIEEGNKAIQENYKKITDGIESNANAAVRALATATSSLKMAIAQGGGNEGTEFISKDEDFVRDLQEIDTILRTQRSTIPKRDDARRWGHRMVRAADEMHAAGDIQSANGFKKYAEAFADIAVGLDPVTGPIRDTYEAFTGKNLVTGEQLNDWERGFAILGAVTFGFGSKIARGISAIRKIEKIGHIELAIKRAVTIDSHVASKMSHELSPKNRALYEKYLADLRKTMDKPQNIIDPNVRKNIDEYWRAESEYGNGSTAAAFRWERMTGEPVKGTFHENKMRQRLNNFMDILKNRKDLAPSDRIALEHIVKDILEAIKGN; via the coding sequence GCTCCAAAAACGACACAGTTCCAGGTAGGTCAGATGTATTACTTCTTCGACGCTGCTCAAGGAAAATGGATCAGCGCCGTTTACAATGGAACGGTCGATGGTGTCACTCGGTGGTCCAATCTAAGTGATATTTCCAGTGATGCACCCCCGGTAGGAACTTCGGACTCTCCATTGCCACCTCCAGGATATTTTGATAGCGAAACCCATGAACGCGCCATGGGTGCCGCAGTCACCATCGGGATGGCGCATGCTATTTACCGTGAATTGCTTTGGAATGATGGCGTTACAGATCAAATGAACGGGTACAACAAAAGAATCGAAGAGGGTAACAAAGCCATACAAGAAAATTACAAGAAGATTACGGATGGAATTGAAAGCAATGCCAATGCAGCCGTTCGCGCTTTAGCAACAGCCACAAGTTCTTTAAAAATGGCAATCGCACAAGGCGGCGGCAATGAAGGAACAGAGTTCATCAGCAAAGATGAAGACTTTGTTCGCGACCTTCAGGAGATTGACACGATTTTGCGCACTCAACGTTCGACGATTCCAAAGCGTGACGATGCTAGACGTTGGGGTCACAGAATGGTGCGAGCCGCTGACGAAATGCACGCAGCTGGTGATATTCAGTCTGCAAATGGTTTTAAAAAGTATGCGGAAGCATTTGCCGATATTGCCGTTGGGTTAGATCCGGTCACAGGACCTATCCGCGATACCTATGAAGCCTTCACTGGAAAAAATCTGGTGACCGGTGAACAGCTCAACGACTGGGAGCGAGGCTTTGCGATTCTAGGTGCAGTGACATTTGGATTTGGTTCAAAAATCGCTCGCGGCATCAGCGCCATCAGAAAAATCGAAAAAATTGGTCACATTGAGCTCGCTATCAAGCGCGCAGTTACTATCGATTCGCATGTTGCATCGAAAATGAGCCATGAGTTGTCCCCCAAAAACCGTGCACTTTACGAAAAGTATTTAGCTGATCTTCGCAAGACAATGGATAAGCCCCAAAACATCATCGATCCGAACGTGCGTAAAAATATCGACGAATACTGGAGAGCGGAATCCGAATATGGCAACGGAAGCACCGCCGCCGCATTTCGTTGGGAAAGAATGACAGGAGAACCTGTGAAAGGAACATTCCATGAAAATAAAATGCGACAACGCCTGAATAATTTTATGGATATTTTAAAAAATCGCAAAGACCTGGCGCCTAGTGATAGAATTGCACTTGAACATATCGTGAAAGATATTCTTGAAGCAATAAAAGGAAACTAA
- the sfsA gene encoding DNA/RNA nuclease SfsA: protein MKYSRKLKEGTFLKRYKRFFADIEFEGQTIVAHVPNTGSMKSVNNPGQLCLFSESDNPERKLKFTLEMIQSPTGSWVGVNTATPNTVVKEAVLNTIGKPQHEVPGFAHWAAFDEAKPEYKISAETRLDFALKKKDTDKMHFIEVKNVTLGEDGVAKFPDAVTERGQKHLRELMALMEPGHTAELVFTVQRQDCATFSPADDIDPEYGRLLREASTKGLKISPHIIDLTPTEAVLSENKLAVVL from the coding sequence GTGAAATATTCTCGTAAACTGAAGGAAGGTACCTTCCTAAAACGCTATAAACGCTTCTTTGCCGACATCGAGTTCGAGGGTCAGACCATTGTGGCGCACGTACCCAACACGGGGAGCATGAAAAGCGTCAATAACCCCGGTCAATTATGCCTGTTTTCAGAATCCGACAATCCAGAGCGTAAATTGAAATTCACTCTGGAGATGATTCAGTCGCCAACGGGGTCATGGGTGGGGGTGAACACTGCAACTCCAAATACAGTGGTTAAAGAAGCCGTCTTAAACACTATTGGCAAGCCTCAGCATGAAGTTCCAGGGTTTGCTCACTGGGCTGCTTTTGATGAAGCAAAACCAGAATACAAAATTTCTGCCGAAACACGTTTGGATTTCGCGCTTAAGAAAAAAGACACCGACAAAATGCATTTCATTGAAGTGAAAAACGTGACGTTGGGTGAAGATGGTGTTGCGAAGTTTCCAGATGCCGTGACCGAACGTGGACAAAAACACTTGCGCGAGTTGATGGCATTGATGGAGCCAGGACACACGGCAGAGTTGGTATTCACAGTGCAACGTCAGGACTGTGCGACTTTCTCACCAGCTGATGATATCGATCCCGAGTACGGCCGCTTATTGCGTGAGGCTTCAACAAAGGGACTTAAAATTTCCCCGCATATTATTGATCTAACACCGACCGAAGCGGTTTTATCTGAAAACAAACTTGCCGTTGTCCTCTAA
- a CDS encoding 2-oxo acid dehydrogenase subunit E2: MATDVKLPELGEGVTEGELVKWLVQPGDSVKADQPIAEVLTDKATVEVPSPVAGTVKDLKFKPGQVVKVGSTMIALDAGGAAKAAAPAPAAAAPKAAAPQASTPAPAAGGKAQDVKLPELGEGVTEGELVKWLVKSGDSVKADQAIAEVLTDKATVEVPTPVAGVVGELKFKAGDVVKVGSTMITLTGAGGAAAAPAAPAPQASAPVAAAPAAKAAAPVATSSASTANGIFPPVADSKVLATPATRRLARETGVDINGLSGSGLAGRVTREDVLAAGGGAVATTSSAKAPAAGGMTIPRPAYQGQAGAAEERVALIGIRKRIAENMQRSKQIIPHFTIMDEAKVDALVALRESLKDFAEKNGTKITYLPIVMKAMIATIREFPMFNASIDDAAGEIVYKKYFNIGFAADTPTGLVVPVIKNADQKTILEISKEIIDLSKRARDGKLKPDEMKGACITVTNIGSIGGTYATPVINHPEVAILGMYKIDEKPVIKDGQLKAIKTMNYTMTADHRLIDGALAARFLAAFIGRIENPGKLLVEML; this comes from the coding sequence ATGGCAACTGATGTAAAACTGCCTGAACTTGGCGAAGGCGTCACTGAAGGTGAATTGGTTAAATGGTTGGTTCAACCTGGTGATTCTGTAAAAGCAGATCAACCTATCGCTGAAGTATTGACTGACAAAGCAACTGTAGAGGTTCCATCTCCAGTAGCTGGCACTGTAAAAGATTTGAAATTCAAACCGGGCCAAGTTGTTAAAGTTGGTTCGACGATGATCGCTCTTGATGCTGGCGGCGCAGCTAAAGCGGCGGCTCCTGCTCCGGCAGCAGCGGCTCCAAAAGCAGCAGCTCCTCAAGCTTCGACTCCAGCTCCTGCAGCTGGCGGTAAAGCACAAGACGTAAAACTTCCTGAACTAGGTGAAGGCGTTACAGAAGGCGAACTAGTAAAATGGTTGGTTAAATCTGGTGACTCTGTAAAAGCAGATCAAGCGATCGCTGAAGTTCTAACTGACAAAGCCACTGTTGAAGTACCGACTCCAGTAGCGGGCGTTGTTGGCGAATTGAAATTCAAAGCTGGCGACGTTGTTAAAGTTGGATCGACTATGATCACTTTGACTGGCGCAGGTGGTGCAGCAGCGGCTCCGGCAGCTCCAGCTCCTCAAGCTTCTGCTCCGGTAGCAGCGGCCCCAGCAGCAAAAGCAGCAGCTCCAGTTGCTACTTCTTCTGCATCTACAGCAAACGGCATTTTCCCGCCGGTTGCTGACTCTAAAGTTCTTGCGACTCCGGCGACTCGCCGTCTTGCTCGCGAAACGGGTGTTGATATCAACGGTCTTTCTGGTTCTGGTCTTGCTGGCCGCGTAACTCGTGAAGACGTTTTGGCAGCAGGTGGCGGCGCGGTTGCGACGACCTCTTCTGCAAAAGCTCCAGCAGCTGGTGGCATGACTATTCCGAGACCTGCTTACCAAGGCCAGGCTGGTGCAGCTGAAGAGCGCGTAGCTCTTATCGGTATCCGCAAACGTATCGCTGAAAACATGCAGCGTTCAAAACAAATCATCCCTCACTTCACTATCATGGACGAAGCTAAGGTTGATGCATTGGTTGCACTTCGTGAGTCTTTGAAAGACTTCGCTGAGAAAAACGGAACTAAGATCACTTATCTTCCAATCGTGATGAAAGCCATGATTGCGACGATCCGTGAATTCCCAATGTTCAACGCTTCTATCGACGATGCTGCTGGTGAAATCGTTTACAAAAAATATTTCAATATCGGTTTCGCAGCTGACACTCCAACAGGTTTGGTTGTTCCAGTTATCAAAAACGCGGATCAAAAAACTATCTTAGAGATCTCCAAAGAAATCATCGACCTTTCTAAACGTGCCCGTGATGGCAAGTTGAAACCAGATGAAATGAAGGGCGCTTGCATCACTGTGACGAACATCGGTTCTATCGGTGGTACTTACGCGACTCCAGTGATCAACCACCCTGAAGTGGCGATCCTTGGTATGTACAAAATCGACGAAAAACCGGTTATCAAAGATGGCCAGTTGAAAGCGATCAAAACAATGAATTACACAATGACTGCCGATCACCGTTTGATCGATGGCGCATTGGCTGCAAGATTCTTGGCTGCGTTCATCGGTCGTATCGAGAACCCAGGTAAACTTTTGGTGGAGATGCTTTAG
- the lpdA gene encoding dihydrolipoyl dehydrogenase, producing the protein MAQTFDVVVIGAGPGGYVAAIRSAQLGFKTAVIEREFLGGVCLNVGCIPSKAMITATHLLHKAQHNFKDMGLMIKGDINVDMKQLVKWKQSVSDKMSSGVGQLLKGYGVTHIKGDAEFKSSKEISVKSSAGTEAITAKYFIVATGSRPIEIPGFKFDEKDICSSTGALAFDEIPKRVAVIGGGYIGLEISSYLRKLGTEVTVIEAMPSLLAGVVDPDCANIVVRKLDKAGVKIMYGAKAKSQKKAKDGYEVTVEINGKDEVVKCDKILVTVGRRPNGDQANLKAAGIAVDERGFVKVDAQRRTNVQNIFAIGDICGQPMLAHKASHEGVLVAEVISGANRVYDAKTVPAVVFTDPEIASAGMTEAEAKAKGHTELKIGKFPFGANGRAVSMMETEGFVKMIADAKTHVLLGVHIVGPEASNLISEAVLAIEMGARIEDLALSIHPHPTLGETIMECAEATLGHAIHIIQKPLKK; encoded by the coding sequence ATGGCTCAAACTTTTGACGTAGTAGTAATTGGAGCAGGTCCCGGCGGTTATGTTGCCGCTATCCGCTCTGCTCAACTTGGTTTTAAAACAGCAGTTATCGAACGTGAGTTCTTGGGTGGCGTGTGCTTGAACGTGGGTTGTATCCCATCTAAAGCGATGATCACTGCGACTCACCTTTTGCACAAAGCTCAACATAACTTCAAAGATATGGGCTTGATGATCAAAGGCGATATCAACGTTGATATGAAACAACTTGTGAAGTGGAAACAATCCGTTTCAGACAAAATGTCTAGCGGTGTTGGTCAACTTCTTAAAGGTTACGGCGTAACTCACATCAAGGGCGACGCTGAATTCAAATCTTCTAAAGAAATCTCTGTAAAATCATCTGCAGGTACTGAAGCGATCACTGCTAAGTACTTCATCGTGGCAACAGGTTCTCGTCCAATTGAAATCCCTGGTTTCAAATTCGACGAAAAAGATATTTGTTCATCAACTGGCGCATTGGCATTCGACGAAATTCCAAAACGCGTGGCAGTTATCGGTGGTGGTTACATCGGTCTTGAGATCTCTTCATACCTACGTAAATTGGGAACTGAAGTGACTGTGATCGAAGCGATGCCTTCATTGCTTGCTGGCGTTGTTGATCCAGATTGCGCAAACATCGTTGTACGCAAGCTTGATAAAGCGGGCGTAAAAATCATGTACGGCGCAAAAGCTAAATCTCAGAAAAAAGCGAAAGACGGCTACGAAGTAACTGTTGAGATCAACGGTAAAGACGAAGTTGTTAAATGCGATAAGATCCTGGTAACTGTTGGACGTCGTCCAAACGGTGACCAAGCGAACTTGAAAGCTGCAGGTATCGCAGTTGACGAGCGTGGTTTCGTAAAAGTAGACGCTCAACGCAGAACAAACGTTCAAAACATCTTTGCGATCGGTGATATCTGTGGTCAGCCAATGCTGGCTCACAAAGCTTCACACGAAGGTGTGTTGGTTGCTGAAGTGATCTCTGGTGCAAACCGCGTTTACGACGCGAAAACAGTTCCAGCAGTGGTCTTTACAGATCCAGAAATTGCATCTGCAGGTATGACTGAAGCTGAAGCAAAAGCTAAAGGTCACACTGAGCTTAAGATCGGCAAATTCCCATTCGGTGCTAACGGCCGCGCTGTCAGCATGATGGAAACTGAAGGCTTTGTAAAAATGATCGCTGATGCGAAAACTCACGTTTTGTTGGGTGTTCACATTGTTGGTCCTGAAGCTTCTAACTTGATCTCTGAAGCGGTTCTTGCGATCGAAATGGGTGCACGCATTGAAGACTTGGCTCTTTCTATCCACCCTCACCCAACATTGGGCGAGACGATTATGGAATGTGCTGAGGCGACTTTGGGTCACGCGATCCATATCATCCAAAAGCCTTTGAAAAAATAG